DNA from Pirellulales bacterium:
GAGTTTCAGCAATGGCTACCGCCACCGACAAGGCCGCACGGCCAGACATCTACACCACCGTCACCAACCGCATCGTCGAGCAGCTTGAGGCGGGCACAAGGCCCTGGCTCAAGCCTTGGAATGCCGAGCACGCCGCCGGCAGGATCATCGAGCCGTGGCTCCGTTCCAACGGCTATCTCAACTGATTGTCGAATCGGTGTCGTCAATGGGGGCGGCGAGGGCGCGCGTTTGGGGCAATGGAAGCTCACCCTGGCGTGACGTATCCTTCAAGTGGTACGACCTGACGAATGCCAACCGATCGCCATTGAACATGAACCGGATGTTCACGAAATAGACGCCATCGCTGGGGCTGCGGAAGAGAAACTCCTTCTCAAGCAGCTCCCGCACT
Protein-coding regions in this window:
- a CDS encoding ArdC-like ssDNA-binding domain-containing protein translates to MATATDKAARPDIYTTVTNRIVEQLEAGTRPWLKPWNAEHAAGRIIEPWLRSNGYLN